DNA from Pirellulaceae bacterium:
TCGGGTTGATCGCTGCTGCTGACCAGCAAGCGAATGATCAGCGGCGTCAAGATCGCCCCCACCGAGGCCCCGCTCTGCAGCAGACTATTGCCCATCACGCGATCGCCACGTGACAATATTTGTTGCGTAACAATCAGGGCGCATGGCCAGTGTCCAGCTTCAAAGAATCCCAGCAGGCCCCGACAGACCATCAGCCAGTGATAGCCCTGGGCCATACCGGTAGCGCAGCCCACAGCCGACCATGCCACTAACACGCAAGGATACAACAGACGCACATTGACGCGATCTGCCAGCACTCCAAAAAACAAGGATCCACATGCAAAGGCCACGCCGAACAGGAACTCCAAGTCGCCATACTGCTCGTTGGAAAGTTGAAATTGTTCGGTAATTCGAACCGCCATGTTCGACAGCGTCTGACGATCCATGTAGTTGATCATCGTCGCCAACAGCAGCAGCCCACTGACCCACCACTGCCAGGATGCGGATCGCAGGTTTTCATTGGTGGTAGTGTTCAACTAACTTCAACCTCGGCAGACTCTGGTAGATACCGTCGCCAGACGGTGGGATACGGGTGGTACCGTGTAAATAGCACTACCGGCGCAAAACACTACGCCGTCACCAACACGATAGTGCTGAAGTTTGCTCAGTTTAACGCATTCGGCTGGGTTGTGGCGGCCAGAAATTCCCGAAAAATGGAAAGCGGCATCGATAAACCGCTGGGCTTCAGCGTCTAGTAGACTATAGCCATTATCAGCGCACATCCCACCCTACGATACCTGCCTGAAACGACGGAATTCAGCCTAAGACAATGCCTACGGAATCAGCCCAGCAATCACAACTGCTGTTTGGACCCGTCGCTCGAGTGCCTGGAGTAGGGGCGGAGCGTGCGCGGCTGCTGGCTAAGCTGGGTGTCCGGCGAGGAATCGACCTGCTGTTCCTGTTTCCACGCAGCTTCCAAGAGCCTGCTCCACTGGCGCGGGCCAGCGAGTTTGTGGAAGGGGGGCGGGTATCTTTTCTTGGCACGGTGTTAGATATTGGTCAGCGCGTTACGCAAAGCGGCAAGCATCTGCTGGGCGTGCAGGTGGCTGTTGAGGGCGGTGGCAATGTGCGCTTAGTGTGGTTCAATCAGGCGTTCCGCGCAGAGATGTATCGCCCCGGCGATCAGCTATTGGTCACCGGAGTCTTGAAATCGACGGTGCTGAACTGGGAAATGGTCCAGCCGCAAACGCGACCCGCTGCTGACCAGCCGCCTGCAAGCAATCATCCACTGCCCATTTATCCGCTGACTGAGGGGCTGAAACAATCGGCCATGCATCAGATGCTTCGCCAAGCAGTACCAGTGCTGGTGGAGCAGATCGAGGAAGCACTGCCCGAAATCATCCAGCAACGCCTGAATGTTCCAGGCATCAGGCAGGCAATCAACGATGTGCATTTTCCAGCATCGCTAGCAGCGGCCCAGGCAGCTCTGCGGCGATTTAAGCTGCAAGAGCTGCTGGTGCTGCAACTGGCCCTGGCCATGCAACGCTCGCAGCGTGAGCAGGCGACACGCGCGCCACAGTGTGAGCCTTCGGGCAAGCTGCACGCCAGAATTCTGAACCGACTAGGGCATTCGCTAACCGCTGATCAATCCTCGGCAGTCGAGGACATTCGCCAGGATATGGCACGGGCAATTCCAATGAATCGTTTGCTTCAGGGCGACGTTGGCTGTGGCAAAACTTTGGTGGCTCAATATGCCATGCTGTTGTGCGTGGCCAACGGGCATCAAGCCGCGCTGATGGCTCCCACTGAGGTGCTGGCTCGGCAGCACGCCGAGACCCTGCAGCGTAATTTGGCCCGCAGCCGCGTCCAAGTTGGTTTATTGCATGGCGGCTTGCCACGTGGCCAGCGCACCAAGTTGTTAGAACAAATCTCTGCTGGCCAGGTGAATTTGATTGTTGGTACGCAAGCTCTGCTGTCTGAACAGGTCCATTTTCAGCGACTTGGATTGGTGATTGTAGATGAGCAGCATAAGTTTGGCGTATTGCAGCGGGCTCGCTTGCGCAGCGAGCAGTTGCAACCGCACTATTTGATTCTGTCGGCCACCCCGATTCCTCGAACCATCGCTATGACCGCTTTTGGCGATCTGGACGTGTCAATCATCCGCACCCGACCGCCTGGACAAGCGACAGTGCGCACCTATCTAACTACCCATGAGCAACTGTCGTCTTGGTGGCAATTCGTAGATCGCCAGATTTCGCGCGGGCGCCAGGCGTACGTGATCGCACCACGCATTGCTACGGCGGCTGTCCCGGAGCCTCCTGTACAGGAGACGATATCAGCTTTTGTTGACGAGGTGCAGCCGTCAGCAATCAACGCCTCGAGTGAACTGGAGCAGCCAGACTCGGCCATCAAACAGCAGCAGATGCCGACAACCAGCCTGCCATCGGTTAGAGAAGGTGCAGCCAGCGCCAAGGGCACATTCGAGCTGTTACGAGCCGGTCCGCTGGCACATCGTCGATTGGGATTGCTGCACGGTCGCCTGCCACCTCACGAAAAAGAGGCCGTATTGGATCAGTTTGCACGCGGTCAGCTGGACGTACTGGTGGCGACCACTGTTGTCGAAGTGGGCATCGACGTTCCCAATGCATCGGTAATCACGATTTTGGACGCCGATCGACTAGGGTTGTCACAATTGCACCAACTGCGTGGTCGCGTCGCCCGTGGTCGATTCACGGGCTACGCCTGTGCTGTGGCGTCCGTTGGTTGCCAGAGCCAGGATAACGAGCGGCTGGCGGCTTTCCAGAAAACCGACAACGGTTTTGAACTGGCCGAGTTGGATCTGAAACTGCGTGGACCAGGCGACCTGTTAGGAACATCCCAAACTGGTATGCCATCCTTGCGCGTCGCCAATTTGGTCGAGGATACCGAACTATTAGATCTAGCGCGCGAGACGGCGCGTGAAATACTTAAATCTGATCCTCAGCTCGCCCAACCCGAGTTCACTCGGTTGATCCATCAGACGCTTCGTCGCTACGGAAAGTCGCTGGAGTTGGGAGATGTGGGCTGATATGCGAGTCTCTCGGGGCGTGCGGAGCCGCAGCGCTGTTGCGCCAAACCTTTTGTGTTAATGCCTACTTTCCCAGAATACGGTCAGTAGCTATGAAATGACGTGTCATGGGCAGACGGCTACATGACAGTCAATACAATCAGCGTCGGTTTCCTGAGTTTCCGCAGCCTCCTTTTTTTGAGTTTAGCATGTCCATGAAACTATGCTTGGATTTAGCCGCACGGCTCCATAAGTCTGCTTTTGAGACTAGGCGTGGCAGGGGCTTATTTTTATGCCATTTGATAATCAGTTTCGGTTGCCAGTGGATAACGAGCCTTGAAGTGATGGCACAGCCCGACACCACTCAAATCAGCTACCCGCAAGCAGCATCCAAGAAAGGTCTGCAAGTGCAAATGCTAGATGACGCACTGGAGCTCGGTATTCATCATGCAGCCTTGAATCTGAACCTCGGACAGCTGATTCAGCCCGATGCGTCGGCAGGCAGCATCGCGTGGCGCGGCAGCAACGATTTTGTCTACCACTTTGACACAGGATACGTCCAGGCGATGGACCAGCGCATCAAGCGGTTGTCCGACAACGGTGTCATTGTTTCATTGATCATTCTGAATTACGAACCACATGATGAACAGCGCCGGCGAATTCTGATACATCCCAGCTACAGCCCAGACTGCCCCAACCACCTGTCAGCCTTCAACTGCAGTACCGTCGAGGGCCGGGCTTGGCTGCAGGCAGCACTGGAGTTCATGTCACAACGCTGGTCCGAATCGTCCGGTCGCTATGGTCAAGTGTGGAATTGGATCATCGGTAATGAAGTCAACTCGCATTGGTTCTGGTGCAACATGGGACCAGCGACGATGCAGGAATTTGCCGATGATTATTATAAGGCACTGACTCTGGCCTGCCGGTCCATCCATCGCTTCAATGCCGCAGCCCGCGTCTTCGTATCGCTAGATCACCATTGGAATATCGCCCACACTACCGATCAACGGCAATCGTTCGACGCCAGGTCATTCCTGGAGTACTTGTCAGCTCTTTCATCAGCCGGTGCGGTAGTTCCCGTCCACGCCGGTAATAAATCAGAATCTGATCTTGCTCAAGATGGCATCGAGACGAATCAGTGGCATGTTGCTTTCCATCCCTATCCAGAGAACCTGTTTGAGCCGCGTACCTGGCGCGATGCGACTGCCACAGCGGATTGGCGCACCGCGCCGCGCATTACCTTTCGTAACATCGAGCAGTTGGAGCATTTCCTAGATCAGCCAACGATGCTGATCGGCAATAGCCCACGTCGCGTGATTCTGAGCGAACAGGGGTTTCATACTCCAGACGCTCCTGATGGCCAGGAAATCCAGGCCGCCGCGTTTTGTTATGCCTGGTTGCAGATTCAAGCGTTAGACACAATCGACGCCTTCATTTTGCATCGCCATGTCGATCATGCTCACGAAGGTGGCCTACGGCTTGGTCTGTGGACTCGACAACCCGATAGCGTCGCTACCCCCGACCGGCGCAAGAAGCTCTGGAGCGTCTTCCAAGCGGCCGGTACGCCACATCAATCAGAAGCTTTTGGATTTGCCGAGGCGATCTACAAGGAACACAAGTAGTTATGTTGGCCGTGGGGGAGCCTCGCCGAGGACTTCCATCTGCCACAGTCCACGCTATGACAGATCGTAGCAACAAATCGATCCGCGTCCAAAGCTGGAGCGGATATCCCAGCTACTGGTCAAGAATCTTCCACAGATGCACCGCCTCGGTTGGATCGAGCTGTACTTTGCCCTGCAAGTTCAACCAATCCAAATGCCCGATGGTTTCCGACAATGCCAGAAACGAATCGAAGCCGTCTCGCCGTCCGAAGATGGATCGTGCCAAATCGTAGGCCGTGCGCGACTGTTGACTCAGCAGCTCCATTACATAACTAGCGCGTCGCACATGAAACCGCAGGCGTTGGCGTACTGTCTTGGCAACATCGTGAATCTCAGCACCGTGTCCGGTCCAAGCAATCTGCGGTCGCAGATCCACCATACGCTCCAGATGATGCAGGTACTCCACTAGCCGGTGAGGCCTGGGCCCGCCGTCTGGATGCGGCTCGACCACCGGATTACTACTGATATTCCGCAGTAGGTGATCGTTTGAAAGCAGTACTCGATCCTCTGGCTCGAACAGACAGATCAGGCCTCCTGCGTGCCCAGGAGTATGGTAGACATGCCACCGGCGTCCGCCCAGCAACAGCCGATCGCCTTCATCGATCCACCGGTCAACCGAAACTGGCTGGCTGTAGCCACGAGCTTCGACGCGCCACTGCATAACCTGCTCCAGTTCGGACTGTGGAACACCGCACTCGGTCATGAATTCCCGATAAAATTGTGAGCGCTCGCGGCGCACTGCGTCTGTAGGCTGCAGCGTCGGCTGGTTATAGCGGTGCGTCAACACCTCGGCCCCTGACTGCTCGACGATCGAGGCGGCCAGTCCAAAGTGATCTGCGTGCGCATGAGTAATCACTATCCTCTCGATGTTTGACAGGTCGAGTCCTAAACGCCGCAACTGCTGTTCCAATTCGGCGCGCGACTCCGGCCAGTTCGTCCCCGTGTCGACCAGTGTGATCGGCGACTCAGTTGACAAATAACAGTTAACCGGCCCCACGGCAAACGGTGTAGGCAAAACGAGCTGAAAAATTCCGCG
Protein-coding regions in this window:
- a CDS encoding MBL fold metallo-hydrolase; the protein is MSTEIVRGIFQLVLPTPFAVGPVNCYLSTESPITLVDTGTNWPESRAELEQQLRRLGLDLSNIERIVITHAHADHFGLAASIVEQSGAEVLTHRYNQPTLQPTDAVRRERSQFYREFMTECGVPQSELEQVMQWRVEARGYSQPVSVDRWIDEGDRLLLGGRRWHVYHTPGHAGGLICLFEPEDRVLLSNDHLLRNISSNPVVEPHPDGGPRPHRLVEYLHHLERMVDLRPQIAWTGHGAEIHDVAKTVRQRLRFHVRRASYVMELLSQQSRTAYDLARSIFGRRDGFDSFLALSETIGHLDWLNLQGKVQLDPTEAVHLWKILDQ
- a CDS encoding ATP-dependent DNA helicase RecG → MPTESAQQSQLLFGPVARVPGVGAERARLLAKLGVRRGIDLLFLFPRSFQEPAPLARASEFVEGGRVSFLGTVLDIGQRVTQSGKHLLGVQVAVEGGGNVRLVWFNQAFRAEMYRPGDQLLVTGVLKSTVLNWEMVQPQTRPAADQPPASNHPLPIYPLTEGLKQSAMHQMLRQAVPVLVEQIEEALPEIIQQRLNVPGIRQAINDVHFPASLAAAQAALRRFKLQELLVLQLALAMQRSQREQATRAPQCEPSGKLHARILNRLGHSLTADQSSAVEDIRQDMARAIPMNRLLQGDVGCGKTLVAQYAMLLCVANGHQAALMAPTEVLARQHAETLQRNLARSRVQVGLLHGGLPRGQRTKLLEQISAGQVNLIVGTQALLSEQVHFQRLGLVIVDEQHKFGVLQRARLRSEQLQPHYLILSATPIPRTIAMTAFGDLDVSIIRTRPPGQATVRTYLTTHEQLSSWWQFVDRQISRGRQAYVIAPRIATAAVPEPPVQETISAFVDEVQPSAINASSELEQPDSAIKQQQMPTTSLPSVREGAASAKGTFELLRAGPLAHRRLGLLHGRLPPHEKEAVLDQFARGQLDVLVATTVVEVGIDVPNASVITILDADRLGLSQLHQLRGRVARGRFTGYACAVASVGCQSQDNERLAAFQKTDNGFELAELDLKLRGPGDLLGTSQTGMPSLRVANLVEDTELLDLARETAREILKSDPQLAQPEFTRLIHQTLRRYGKSLELGDVG